A single region of the Pseudomonas solani genome encodes:
- a CDS encoding amino acid ABC transporter substrate-binding protein, with protein MKMVKSTLAVLTAAAVLGVSGFAQAGATLDAVKKKGYVQCGISDGLPGFSYADSKGEYKGIDVDICRAVAAAVFGDASKVKFSPLTAKERFTALQSGEVDILSRNTTWTSSRDAAMGLNFTGVTYYDGQGFLVNKKLGVSSAKELDGATVCIQAGTTTELNLADYFRANGLKYTPITYDTSDESAKSLESGRCDVLTSDQSQLYAQRIKLAAPDEYVVLPEVISKEPLGPAVRQGDEEWFDIVRWSLFAQLNAEELGIDSKNVVETAKSTKNPDVARLLGAEGDFGKDLKLPKDWAVQIIKQVGNYAEIFDRNVGAGSELKIERGLNALWNKGGLQYAPPVR; from the coding sequence ATGAAGATGGTGAAATCCACCCTGGCTGTGCTGACTGCGGCAGCTGTTCTCGGTGTCAGCGGCTTCGCTCAGGCGGGCGCCACCCTGGATGCGGTCAAGAAGAAAGGCTACGTGCAGTGCGGCATCAGTGACGGCCTCCCGGGCTTTTCCTACGCCGACTCCAAGGGCGAATACAAAGGTATCGACGTCGACATCTGCCGCGCTGTAGCAGCGGCTGTGTTCGGTGATGCGAGCAAGGTCAAGTTCAGCCCGCTCACCGCCAAGGAGCGCTTCACCGCGCTGCAGTCCGGCGAAGTGGACATCCTCTCCCGCAACACCACCTGGACCAGCTCCCGCGACGCGGCGATGGGCCTGAACTTCACCGGCGTGACCTACTACGACGGCCAGGGCTTCCTGGTGAACAAGAAACTCGGCGTTTCCAGCGCCAAGGAACTCGATGGCGCCACCGTCTGCATCCAGGCCGGTACCACCACCGAGCTGAACCTGGCCGACTACTTCCGCGCCAACGGCCTGAAGTACACCCCCATCACCTATGACACCTCCGACGAGAGCGCCAAGTCGCTGGAATCCGGCCGTTGCGACGTGCTGACCTCCGACCAGTCGCAGCTGTACGCCCAGCGCATCAAGCTGGCCGCGCCGGACGAGTACGTGGTGCTGCCGGAAGTCATCTCCAAGGAACCCCTCGGCCCAGCCGTTCGCCAGGGTGACGAGGAGTGGTTCGACATCGTGCGCTGGAGCCTGTTCGCCCAGCTGAACGCTGAAGAACTCGGCATCGACTCGAAGAATGTCGTGGAAACCGCCAAGTCCACCAAGAACCCGGACGTGGCCCGCCTGCTGGGCGCTGAAGGCGACTTCGGCAAGGATCTGAAGCTGCCGAAAGACTGGGCGGTGCAGATCATCAAGCAAGTCGGCAACTACGCCGAAATCTTCGATCGCAACGTCGGTGCCGGCAGCGAGCTGAAGATCGAGCGCGGTCTCAACGCCCTGTGGAACAAGGGTGGTCTGCAGTACGCACCGCCGGTGCGCTGA